A stretch of Fundicoccus culcitae DNA encodes these proteins:
- a CDS encoding zinc metallopeptidase, whose product MNLMFGYDATIFLVLIGSAIVMYAQYKVQSTFNKYNEMESQNRMSGRQAASQILQSADLNQVAVEQVAGHLTDHYDPRSKVLRLSQSTYNETSIAAIAVAAHETGHALQDKEGYAFLKFRSLIAPAAQIGSSLAVPMMLLGWVLNIFSLVNLGIIAFGLVLLFQVITLPVEFNASSRALTMLENQQLVTAEELPAAKKVLNAAAFTYIAATLNSALTLLRFILISRRRN is encoded by the coding sequence ATGAACCTAATGTTTGGATATGACGCAACAATATTTTTAGTTTTAATTGGTTCTGCTATTGTCATGTATGCCCAATACAAAGTTCAATCAACATTTAATAAATACAATGAGATGGAATCTCAAAACAGAATGAGTGGACGCCAAGCTGCGAGCCAAATTTTACAATCAGCCGATTTAAATCAAGTGGCTGTTGAACAGGTGGCAGGTCATTTAACGGATCACTATGACCCAAGAAGCAAGGTTTTACGTTTATCGCAATCAACTTACAATGAAACCTCGATTGCTGCGATTGCGGTTGCTGCCCATGAAACAGGACATGCCTTACAAGATAAAGAAGGCTATGCCTTTTTGAAATTTAGAAGCTTAATTGCACCAGCCGCACAAATTGGTTCGTCATTAGCTGTTCCTATGATGCTATTAGGTTGGGTGTTAAACATATTTTCATTAGTGAATTTAGGTATTATTGCGTTTGGCTTAGTGTTATTATTCCAAGTAATAACCTTGCCAGTGGAATTCAATGCCAGCAGCCGTGCCTTAACGATGCTTGAAAATCAACAACTTGTGACGGCAGAAGAACTTCCAGCAGCTAAAAAAGTATTAAATGCAGCAGCATTTACTTATATCGCTGCAACATTAAACTCTGCTTTGACCTTACTACGCTTTATTTTAATATCACGTCGCCGTAACTAA
- a CDS encoding 5-bromo-4-chloroindolyl phosphate hydrolysis family protein, translating into MKGQAKQNFLAMVISIAAFLIMFFVLDWPLILTIVLAVAIFLGVFMITKPVLKIGDIELERLANGQELAAIYQEAETEVKQMTQLAEGIKNPSIGEKSKALSGIAQDILNYLEGAPKDISSSRHFLSYYLPTANKIMSNYLHLKKANVSADKFNLITERTEESLDLLTHVFAQQRDNYYKDQMMALEVETELLEKTIRLGGGNS; encoded by the coding sequence ATGAAAGGACAAGCCAAACAAAATTTTTTAGCCATGGTGATTTCGATTGCTGCCTTCTTAATCATGTTTTTTGTCTTAGATTGGCCTCTCATCTTAACCATTGTTTTGGCCGTTGCCATTTTCTTAGGCGTATTTATGATAACTAAACCGGTATTGAAAATTGGTGACATTGAATTAGAACGTTTAGCAAATGGGCAAGAATTAGCCGCTATTTACCAAGAAGCTGAGACTGAGGTTAAGCAAATGACACAGTTAGCTGAAGGAATTAAAAACCCATCGATAGGGGAAAAATCAAAAGCTTTAAGCGGAATTGCTCAAGATATATTAAATTACTTAGAAGGAGCACCAAAAGATATTTCATCATCTCGACATTTTCTAAGTTATTATTTACCTACCGCCAATAAAATAATGAGCAATTACTTGCATCTAAAAAAAGCTAATGTGTCTGCCGATAAATTTAATTTGATTACCGAACGGACTGAAGAATCGCTGGATTTACTCACACATGTTTTTGCCCAACAACGCGATAATTATTACAAAGATCAAATGATGGCTTTAGAAGTTGAAACAGAATTACTCGAAAAAACGATTCGTTTAGGAGGCGGTAATTCATGA
- a CDS encoding substrate-binding and vWA domain-containing protein codes for MKAKWSVLLLLVSILFLAACGDEEVTTPSSSSSDFEVTQYNGSTLSIVAGSENAELEPIIEAYAHENKQNISIEYLGSLDIMRLLQSGEVKYDAVWPASSIWLTLGDTHRMLNHSQTTSISPVVFGIKESLAEELGFKDKDVSIADIIEAIENDQLNFAMTSATQSNSGASAYIGFLTAIAGKEEGITSEDLADENVREQITTLLSGVNRSSGSSNWLVDLFLAGDYDAMVNYETLIIQTNIELEKQNEEPLYMVYPVDGLSISDSPLAYVDHNDDEMEEAFLSFQTYLLSDEAQNEIEKTGKRSAYGTIRPENETVFRSDWGVDIDRVLAPIRWPQSDVIMEALNLYQAEFKKPALTLYVLDFSGSMSGEGYDQMMAALEEVLIPENAQANLLLGTADDLTYIIPFGNEVLGVESAVGNSNELEALYKKAEGYPLSSSTYMYEGIIEALTIINQDYYPEGIKDYNPAIVVLTDGMPNGNKVFNDLKEVYNTFGMDVPVFSIMFGSASDSELSQIAQLTRARVFDGRTNLIEAFQQVKGYN; via the coding sequence ATGAAAGCGAAATGGTCTGTCCTGTTGTTACTAGTTAGTATCTTGTTTTTAGCTGCCTGCGGGGATGAAGAAGTAACGACTCCTTCTAGTTCAAGTAGTGATTTTGAAGTCACTCAATATAATGGCTCGACCTTATCAATTGTTGCAGGTTCCGAAAACGCTGAATTAGAACCTATTATAGAAGCCTATGCTCATGAAAACAAACAAAATATTTCGATAGAGTATTTAGGATCGCTTGATATTATGCGTTTACTACAAAGTGGAGAAGTTAAATATGATGCGGTTTGGCCAGCTAGTTCAATTTGGCTAACATTGGGCGATACGCACAGAATGCTTAATCATTCACAGACAACCTCTATTTCTCCAGTTGTTTTTGGAATAAAAGAGTCATTGGCTGAAGAATTAGGCTTTAAAGATAAAGATGTGTCTATTGCCGATATTATTGAGGCAATTGAAAATGATCAATTAAATTTTGCTATGACATCAGCGACGCAGTCGAATTCAGGTGCATCAGCTTATATTGGATTTTTAACAGCAATCGCCGGAAAAGAGGAAGGAATTACTTCAGAAGATTTAGCGGATGAAAACGTTCGTGAACAAATTACAACCTTATTATCAGGGGTTAACCGTTCATCTGGGAGTTCCAACTGGCTGGTGGATCTATTTTTAGCGGGTGACTATGATGCGATGGTTAACTATGAAACTTTAATCATACAAACAAATATTGAGCTAGAAAAGCAAAATGAAGAACCTTTATATATGGTTTATCCTGTCGATGGTCTTTCTATTAGTGATTCTCCATTGGCTTACGTTGATCATAATGATGATGAAATGGAAGAAGCTTTTCTAAGTTTTCAAACTTATCTATTGAGTGATGAAGCACAAAACGAAATTGAAAAAACAGGGAAACGCTCTGCTTACGGAACGATTCGTCCTGAAAACGAGACGGTCTTTCGATCTGACTGGGGTGTCGACATCGATCGCGTCCTGGCCCCTATCAGATGGCCACAATCAGATGTGATTATGGAAGCACTGAACTTATATCAAGCGGAATTTAAAAAGCCCGCTCTAACCCTATATGTTTTGGACTTCTCGGGTAGTATGTCGGGGGAAGGTTACGATCAAATGATGGCAGCCTTAGAAGAAGTATTAATTCCTGAAAATGCCCAAGCCAACCTATTATTAGGAACGGCAGATGATCTTACATATATAATCCCTTTTGGAAATGAAGTGTTAGGGGTAGAATCTGCCGTTGGAAATTCAAATGAGCTTGAGGCTTTGTACAAAAAGGCAGAAGGTTATCCATTATCATCTTCAACCTATATGTATGAAGGGATTATTGAAGCTTTAACGATTATTAATCAAGATTATTACCCCGAAGGTATAAAAGACTATAATCCGGCGATTGTCGTTTTAACGGATGGAATGCCCAATGGGAATAAAGTGTTTAATGACTTGAAAGAAGTATACAATACCTTTGGAATGGATGTTCCTGTTTTCTCAATCATGTTTGGCTCAGCTTCAGATAGTGAATTAAGTCAAATCGCTCAGTTGACCCGTGCTAGAGTGTTTGATGGTCGCACGAATTTGATTGAAGCATTCCAACAAGTGAAAGGATATAACTAA
- a CDS encoding metal ABC transporter solute-binding protein, Zn/Mn family, translating into MKKKFLFSLLSLMLVGMSAFNMGVSVKAQEKLEVKTTFYPVYFLAEQIGGDYANVSMLLEANQDAHDYEISASDVTEVQNADLFIYQDDEMEYFVQDLLAVINTENTKIVESTEGLTLLTGSDTHDHEGEEAADDHDHEGEEAADEHDHEEGAHEEDDHDHEEDDHAHEEDDNAHDHGAEEDGHSHNYDPHTWVDPMFYAQQAENVLNAFVELDPANAEGYQNNYQALVDELTLIDEEYRTALADREDRRFVVQHAAFGYLANAYDLEQVAITGLSTTQEPSAQEIATMQDFVVENDVKVIYVDPTSSSSIAQTVAQANNAELRPLRTLESVTADELAQGINYFDIMRDNLIELAK; encoded by the coding sequence ATGAAAAAGAAATTTTTGTTCAGTTTATTGTCATTGATGTTAGTAGGGATGTCTGCATTTAATATGGGAGTTAGCGTTAAAGCGCAAGAAAAATTAGAAGTAAAGACAACCTTTTACCCAGTCTATTTCTTAGCTGAACAAATTGGGGGAGACTATGCTAATGTAAGCATGCTATTAGAGGCTAATCAAGATGCCCACGATTATGAAATAAGTGCCAGTGATGTCACCGAAGTGCAAAATGCCGATTTATTTATTTACCAAGATGATGAAATGGAATATTTTGTGCAGGATTTATTAGCAGTTATTAATACTGAGAATACCAAAATCGTTGAATCAACTGAAGGTTTAACTTTATTGACGGGTTCAGATACTCACGACCATGAAGGTGAAGAAGCCGCGGATGATCACGACCATGAAGGTGAAGAAGCTGCGGATGAGCACGACCACGAAGAGGGGGCCCATGAAGAAGACGACCATGACCACGAGGAAGATGATCATGCTCATGAAGAAGACGATAATGCCCATGATCATGGTGCTGAAGAAGATGGTCATAGTCATAATTATGATCCACATACCTGGGTAGACCCTATGTTTTATGCACAACAGGCTGAAAATGTTTTAAATGCTTTTGTTGAATTAGATCCAGCGAATGCGGAAGGTTACCAAAATAATTATCAAGCATTGGTAGATGAATTAACTTTAATCGATGAAGAATACCGTACAGCCTTAGCTGACCGTGAAGATCGTCGCTTTGTGGTACAACATGCCGCTTTTGGCTATCTTGCAAATGCTTATGATTTAGAACAAGTTGCTATTACTGGATTATCAACAACTCAAGAACCAAGTGCACAAGAAATAGCTACCATGCAAGATTTCGTTGTTGAAAATGATGTTAAAGTTATTTATGTTGATCCAACCAGTAGCAGTTCGATAGCTCAGACGGTTGCACAAGCTAATAATGCGGAGTTACGTCCACTACGGACATTAGAAAGTGTTACAGCCGATGAATTAGCTCAAGGAATAAACTACTTTGATATTATGCGGGATAATTTAATTGAATTAGCTAAATAA
- a CDS encoding metal ABC transporter ATP-binding protein translates to MALIEVKNLSFYYEQEKVLNNINFSIDTGEFVILTGENGAAKSTLIKNIIGLLKPATGEIKLAKVNHLGEPLSIGYVQQDVASFNAGFPSTVQTFVESGRYSKNRWFRKLDAEDYEHVDRALASVGMTEIRHKKIGDLSGGQKQRISLARVFALDPDLFVLDEPTTGMDVGSRTKFYKLLKHSVKHHGKTILMVTHADKEIEGYYDREIRLIREEGSPWRCFSMTSSNAR, encoded by the coding sequence ATCGCATTAATTGAAGTGAAAAACTTGTCATTTTATTATGAACAAGAAAAAGTGTTAAATAATATCAATTTTAGTATTGATACAGGTGAGTTCGTCATTTTAACCGGTGAAAATGGTGCGGCTAAATCAACACTCATTAAAAATATCATTGGTTTATTGAAACCAGCCACTGGAGAAATAAAGCTTGCTAAGGTTAATCATTTAGGTGAGCCTTTATCGATTGGTTATGTCCAACAAGATGTGGCTTCTTTTAATGCGGGCTTTCCTAGTACTGTACAAACGTTTGTAGAGTCCGGTCGATATAGTAAAAACCGCTGGTTTCGAAAATTGGATGCAGAAGATTATGAACATGTGGATCGCGCCTTAGCATCTGTAGGCATGACAGAGATTCGCCACAAAAAAATTGGTGATTTGTCTGGTGGACAAAAACAACGGATTAGTCTTGCGAGAGTCTTTGCCCTAGACCCTGATTTATTTGTATTAGATGAACCAACAACGGGAATGGATGTTGGTTCGCGAACAAAATTTTATAAATTATTAAAACATAGTGTCAAGCATCATGGGAAAACGATTTTAATGGTGACGCATGCCGATAAAGAAATCGAAGGCTACTATGACCGTGAGATTCGTTTAATAAGAGAGGAGGGTTCTCCTTGGAGATGTTTCAGTATGACTTCATCCAACGCGCGTTAA
- a CDS encoding YcjF family protein, producing MQFWRKNKKNYVNKQLADDLLKKTETAIEKMPPINILVAGKTGSGKSTLINALFRENIAATGVGMPVTQTVDKLTKEGIPLTLYDTKGLELQAESQQAVVNDLSNLIQQQKAKGDKEAIHIVYYCLNANMARIEPYELDLIQALAQQLPVILVLTQTLGSENKSFEIYIQQLAPAIEVKAVIPVLAKSFSIQANQQIKAFGLQTLIDKTLEILPTEQHLAFINAQQIDIQRKVDNAKRWAKSYVTTAFGVGFTPVPISDAALLIPMQITMLAHITAIFGLALDKAQILSVLAGIGGTGTTTMIGKYFVGTAFKLIPGIGTVSGGLISGSTAAVLTIALAHSYTEVLRRILLAELDGTDLRLKEIQSIMNLSLGNQLDYLKDHLPKNTPRQVIEWLDQFK from the coding sequence ATGCAATTTTGGCGTAAAAACAAAAAAAATTATGTAAATAAGCAATTGGCGGACGATTTATTAAAGAAGACAGAGACGGCTATTGAAAAAATGCCACCCATTAATATATTAGTAGCTGGAAAAACCGGTAGTGGTAAGAGTACTTTAATTAATGCTTTGTTTCGAGAAAATATCGCTGCAACAGGGGTTGGTATGCCTGTTACCCAAACCGTTGATAAATTAACCAAAGAGGGTATACCACTCACTTTATATGATACAAAAGGTTTGGAATTACAAGCGGAATCGCAACAGGCCGTCGTAAATGATTTATCCAACTTAATTCAGCAACAGAAGGCTAAGGGGGACAAAGAAGCGATTCATATTGTCTACTATTGCTTAAATGCGAACATGGCCCGCATAGAGCCGTATGAATTAGATCTAATTCAGGCTTTAGCACAACAACTACCGGTGATTTTAGTGCTAACACAAACACTCGGATCAGAAAATAAATCATTTGAGATTTATATTCAGCAATTAGCCCCAGCTATTGAGGTAAAGGCGGTTATACCCGTTTTAGCTAAGTCGTTTTCAATTCAAGCCAATCAACAGATAAAAGCCTTTGGTTTACAAACATTGATTGATAAAACCTTAGAAATTTTACCGACTGAACAACATTTGGCTTTTATCAATGCCCAACAAATAGATATCCAACGTAAAGTCGATAATGCTAAACGTTGGGCGAAATCCTATGTGACGACTGCTTTTGGAGTGGGCTTTACGCCCGTACCCATTTCGGATGCAGCCTTATTAATTCCGATGCAAATTACCATGTTGGCACATATAACAGCTATTTTCGGTCTAGCTTTAGATAAAGCTCAAATTCTGAGTGTTTTAGCGGGGATAGGTGGCACAGGTACAACGACAATGATTGGCAAGTATTTTGTCGGTACAGCCTTCAAATTAATTCCGGGAATTGGAACAGTATCGGGAGGTTTAATTAGTGGTAGTACGGCTGCCGTTTTAACTATTGCCTTAGCGCATAGCTATACAGAAGTTTTACGCCGGATTCTTTTGGCTGAACTTGATGGGACAGACTTACGTTTGAAAGAAATTCAATCTATTATGAATCTTAGTTTAGGCAATCAATTGGATTATTTAAAAGACCATCTACCTAAAAATACACCTAGGCAAGTTATTGAATGGCTAGATCAATTTAAATAA
- a CDS encoding metal ABC transporter permease has translation MEMFQYDFIQRALIAGIAISFITPIIGLLLILRRQSLLADTLSHISLAGVALGVLLGTNPTITTLIVVIFASIAIEYLRISYRNYSEISVALMMATGMAVALVLMSFSPDSSNFKIDQYLFGSIILITEQEVWMLVILAIIILVLYIIFRRPLYVLSFDEATAHTSGLPVRFMSITFSIITGVAISIMMPIIGALLISALIVIPSATAIKISKSFTQTILIGIVINLIGIFSGITLSFYYDTPPGASITLCFVFIFILVSILNRIFSKARIQE, from the coding sequence TTGGAGATGTTTCAGTATGACTTCATCCAACGCGCGTTAATTGCAGGGATAGCCATCTCTTTTATCACGCCCATAATTGGATTATTGCTTATCTTACGACGTCAATCCCTTTTAGCCGATACACTGTCACATATATCTTTAGCTGGCGTCGCTTTAGGTGTGCTATTGGGCACAAATCCGACGATAACAACATTAATTGTTGTTATTTTTGCATCGATTGCCATTGAATACTTGCGTATTTCCTACCGTAATTATTCAGAGATATCCGTAGCTTTGATGATGGCAACGGGAATGGCTGTTGCTTTAGTGCTAATGAGCTTTAGTCCTGATTCGAGTAATTTTAAAATTGATCAATATTTGTTTGGGTCCATTATTTTGATAACTGAACAAGAAGTGTGGATGTTAGTGATTTTAGCCATCATTATTCTTGTCTTATACATTATCTTTAGAAGACCTTTGTATGTTTTGAGTTTTGATGAAGCAACTGCCCATACTAGTGGTTTGCCAGTAAGATTTATGTCAATTACTTTTTCAATTATAACAGGTGTAGCGATTTCTATAATGATGCCGATTATTGGTGCCTTACTAATTTCCGCTCTTATTGTCATACCTTCAGCGACAGCGATAAAGATTTCAAAAAGTTTTACGCAAACTATTTTAATTGGTATAGTCATTAATTTAATTGGGATATTTAGTGGGATTACCTTATCCTTTTATTACGATACGCCTCCTGGTGCTTCAATCACACTTTGTTTTGTTTTTATCTTTATTTTAGTCTCAATTTTGAATCGTATCTTTTCAAAAGCGCGCATACAAGAATAA